A single Glycine soja cultivar W05 chromosome 14, ASM419377v2, whole genome shotgun sequence DNA region contains:
- the LOC114383026 gene encoding phytoene synthase 2, chloroplastic-like — translation MSGVLLWVSCGPKENINSLVSFSCRSSSGGERTQKRFSGISFASGTSAFSSAVAATETSRSSEERVYEVVLKQAALVKEHKRGTKIALDLDKDVEADFNNVDLLNAAYDRCGEVCAEYAKTFYLGTQLMTAERRKAIWAIYVWCRRTDELVDGPNASHITPGALDRWEQRLSDVFEGRPYDMYDAALSHTVSKYPVDIQPFKDMIEGMRVDLRKSRYNNFDELYLYCYYVAGTVGLMSVPVMGIAPESNASSESIYNAALALGIANQLTNILRDVGEDARRGRVYLPQDELAQAGLSDDDIFRGRVTDKWRKFMKGQIKRARMFFDEAERGVAELNSASRWPVWASLLLYRQILDSIEANDYNNFTKRAYVGKVKKLLSLPTAYGFSLLGPQKFTKMVRR, via the exons ATGTCTGGTGTTCTTCTTTGGGTGAGTTGTGGACCCAAAGAGAACATCAACTCCTTGGTGAGTTTTTCATGCAGGAGTAGTAGTGGTGGTGAAAGAACACAAAAGAGATTTTCTGGAATCAGTTTTGCTAGTGGTACTTCTGCTTTTTCAAGTGCAGTGGCAGCTACTGAGACTTCAAGATCTTCAGAGGAGAGGGTCTATGAAGTGGTTCTGAAGCAAGCAGCTTTGGTAAAAGAACACAAAAGGGGTACAAAAATAGCTTTGGATTTGGACAAAGATGTTGAGGCTGATTTCAACAATGTGGATCTGTTGAATGCGGCTTATGATCGGTGTGGTGAAGTTTGTGCTGAGTATGCCAAGACATTTTACTTAG GCACACAATTGATGACTGCAGAGCGCCGAAAAGCAATTTGGGCAATTTATG TGTGGTGCAGAAGAACTGATGAGCTAGTGGATGGCCCAAATGCTTCACACATCACCCCTGGGGCCTTGGACAGGTGGGAGCAACGATTGAGTGATGTTTTTGAAGGTCGACCCTATGATATGTATGATGCTGCCCTCTCACATACTGTCTCAAAGTACCCGGTTGATATTCAG CCCTTCAAGGACATGATCGAAGGGATGAGGGTGGACCTGAGAAAGTCAAGATACAATAACTTTGATGAGCTCTACCTTTACTGCTACTATGTTGCTGGGACAGTAGGCCTTATGAGTGTCCCAGTAATGGGGATAGCACCAGAATCAAATGCTTCATCAGAGAGCATTTATAATGCTGCATTGGCTCTAGGCATTGCAAATCAACTTACCAACATACTTAGAGATGTTGGAGAAGA TGCTAGAAGAGGAAGAGTATATCTCCCACAAGATGAATTGGCACAAGCTGGCCTTTCAGATGATGACATTTTCCGCGGAAGAGTTACAGACAAATGGCGGAAATTCATGAAGGGACAAATAAAGAGGGCGAGGATGTTTTTTGATGAGGCAGAGAGAGGGGTTGCAGAGCTCAACTCAGCTAGCAGGTGGCCTGTGTGGGCATCGTTGTTGTTGTATAGGCAAATATTAGATTCCATTGAAGCCAATGATTATAATAACTTCACAAAAAGGGCATATGTAGGAAAAGTAAAGAAACTCTTGTCACTACCTACTGCCTATGGTTTTTCACTTCTAGGCCCTCAGAAGTTTACCAAAATGGTTAGGAGGTAA